The window TTTCCACAACGTGAGGTAATAAAATTACCTAACATATGTTCATCAATCTTTCCAGGTTTTTGGCTCATTTATTTGACATCATTGAACTGAACATAAAGACCAAAGAAATCCCCATAGGGCATATTCCATTGTTGGACTGGAAACCACTTAGGCAAACCGGTGCAGGACCAGGTTATGGTATAATCTCTCCCTGCTAATGCCTCTTCGATAATTTTGATAAGGTGTTTTGGGGTGTAAAATGTGGCTGTCACATAAAAAGGGTTTTTGCCAAATAGTTGTTGCACCCTGCGTCTAAGGACTTTAGGAGAGTTTTTGTTCATCATTCCCATGGCTATACCGTATTTACCAACCCTTGCCGCTTCACGGATTACCTTGACAGGATCTTTGTAATATTCAAATGTTGTAATAAAAGCAAGGGAATCAAAAGTGTGGTCTTTGAAAGGCATATGGTGGGAATCTGCCATCACCAAGTCCCCATCAAATAAATGAATTGCTTGGGATAACATCAATGGTGAAATGTCCCCACCGGTGGACTCAATGCCTATTTCTTTCCACCACCTGGTAAATCTGGTGGTGCCACAGCCAAATTCCAGTAAGGTCTTTACCCTTTTGTCTTTGGTAACCAGCTGTTCCATTACTTTTTTCTGCCAGATCTCGGCTCTCTTATAGCGGCCTTCATACCAAAGTTCATAAGTGTCGGTATGGTCTCTGTTGAAGAACCATTCAGGCCTATTTTGCCAGTTACGTTGCTGCTGTGGGATCAGCCCCATTTTTTGTTTTTCTATTTCCATTTTGTCATTCTTTTTAAAAAAAAAACATTCGACCGGATAATACCAGTGGAATGTAGCTTCAAATCACAAAAGGAAATCTGGCTTGCATCCCTACGTTGGCATTATCCAAATCAGGTTTCGGGTATTTTCTCAGCCGGATTAAGTCCAGCACCCCGTGCATACAATAATGATTACAAAGATATTCAATAACCCATGTAAAGCAAGCAGTCTTAACTATGGCTGTATGAAAGAGAAGCTGGAATTCTAAATTAATAAAGGGTAAAATAGGTGTATTTTTAATATTTTCGATAAATTAGATAGTTGATTAATGATTTTTAAAATATAAGATTAAATACATGTCCGCATTAACAAAATTTATTACCTGGAAGAAAGGTAACACAGTAGTTTCATGGGTACTTTTTGGCTTATTGGTTCAGGTGATATTTAATCGAAAGAATGTACCGGCACATATAGAGGTGCTGGATGATACACTTACCCATCACTGTTCAAGGACTAAGAGGAATCGATGGGTTAGTGTCATTAATTTTATGGTAACCCCCAGATTTGTTAGGAGATTGGTTGAATCCCAATTAAACAAAAATATGGTTGAGCATGAGCGAGTGATTTTGTCGCTCGATAAAGAATTGACCAAGGATGATTTTTTTGACAAGGACAAGCCCCACAGGCAAAAGTGGGGCAATTGGTATGGCAACCATTTTTCGGAACCATTGAGATTTTTTGTCCCAGGAAATGGGGATTATAAAAACTTTTCTCCTAATAATGAGGCTTGCAATAGGTATGATTACAAGGGTTTGATGGAGGTAAGTGAATTGGTGAGAAATGCCGAGAAGGAAAAAAGAAAAGTACGAGCTGTTGGTTCCGGTCATGCTTTGACTGCAGTGGCTCAATGTGAAGATTTTTTGGTTTGCACCCAAAATATGAACATGACCCAGCGACCTGCTGAAGAATGGATCAAAGCGGATTATAAGGATGGTTTCGATGTAGAAGTGAATTATGGCAATAAAAAGTCCTTGGAAAAACACTACCTTTTTGAAACTGGAGGTGGGACCAAGATCCGGCATCTAATAGAGGCCTTGACCGATCATGGCTTGGCATTGATCAACCAAGGTGGGTCCAGCATCCAGTCCATTACAGGTGCCATTGCCACTTCTACCCATGGTTAGGGAATAGGTATCGGTCCGGTGTCTGCTTTTGCCAAGTCAATGACCATTGTTGGCAAGGGAGGCAAAATTTTTCGAGTAGAACCTAGCGATGGTATCACAGATCCGGAGGTATTCAATAAAGACGGAAAGGTCAAAGAATATGGCATAGAATTGATTCAGGACGATGAGAAATTCAATGCAGTTATGGTGGGAATAGGCTCTATAGGCATTGTTTTTTCAATGATTCTTGAAGCCCAACCCAATTACCGGCTTTTTGAAGAAAGAAAAAGGTACAATTGGGAGGACCTTAAAGCAGAGATGCAAAAAGATGATTTACATCATTTCATAAATCAACACCGTCATTTTGAGGTGTTGATCAACCCTTATTGTGATCTTACTGCCGAAACTGAAGAAGGCCAAAAAAGAAAATGTTTGGTAACTACTAGAAATTATTGTGAAAATTCCAACAGGAAACAGGCCGGTAGAGAGCGGAATTATATCTCTTCATTTATTTCTGGCATAGCCATTTCCGGAAGGCTTTCCCCTTGGGTGTTCAATAAAAACCACCAGTCCATTCCTGCCATGACCAATAATTCTATTCATAGATTGATTGACCATAGTGGAGATGAAGGGGGAGGTTTTGAAGACGATTGCCGTTTTGTTTTGGATCAGGGCTTGGGAGAGTTAAAATTTTATGGCTATGCCGTAGAATTTGGTTTTCCTTTGGAAAGGGTTTTTGAGGCAGTAGATTTGATTATTAAGGTGTGCGAAGAAGCCCAAGCTTACCAACACTTATTGGCGGCTCCTTTTTCTTTGAGGTTTGTAAAACAATGTGATGCCCACCTATCCATGATGAATCAGCACGATACCTGTATGATTGAATTGGTAAGCGTGAAAGGGGTTACCGGAAGCCTCCCGCTTTTTAGGCGTTTAGAAAGAGAATTGTTGGACTTTGGAGCCATACCACATTGGGGACTATCTGTAGAACCCTGGTACAGAGCAAGGGTTGAAAAAGCCTTTCCCAGGTTCAAAGACTGGGAGGTTCAGCAAGCTTTCTTTGGTGGGGATACTTTCAAAAATGCATTTTTGGAACGGATTCAGGATTCCTAATTCGGGTTATTTGTAAAATTTCATTGTTAGTAAATATCGAGGAACCTATCCATTAGATTTAAAGCCTAACATCCTGAAAACTATGATTGTATACCTTTTGTGTTGTGAAGAGAGGTATTGTTCAACCCGCTGTCGGGGTTGAGGAATAGCTGTGGAATTGGCCATCCACGGGTTTGACCCTTGGTTATTATTGTTGAAGCCTTTCAGGCTTCTTTCGATTAAATTCAGTTTGATTTTAAATCTTATGGGTAAAATTAGGTTTTTTTAGTCAAGCAGTTCCCTAGATACAGGAAATACAAGTAAGGTAAATCGCTTAATCTTATGAAGGGAAAAAGGGGAATTTTTCGATCCCAATTCTCTGGAGATTCATTAAGCTTTCTACGAGTAATGTCCCTGCAAAGTCTCGGAATGACGTTTTTGGGTCACTGAGCTTGTCGAAGTGCACCGAATTAGCCATACCATTTCATCATTAAGAACCCTTTTTTTGGGAGGTGTAGTGAAGGGAAAGGGAGTGGCAATCTTAACAGGTTGGAGATTCCTTCGACTTTCTACGCGCAAGACCTCGCAAAGTCTCGGAATGAAGGATTTCAAAAATCAGGGTTAAGGAGCCACTGGCATTAGCGGAAAGCCGGTTTCACTTTTGAGCTTACTGAAGGCTAATGCCCTAAAAGCTAACTCATTAACACCCCGGGTGCTCCTCCTGCGTCGGATTACCCCGGGCTACAAAGATTGCACTCCCCTGGAGTGCTGAAATTTACTGGTAAATATCGTGGAACCTATCCATTAGATTTAAAGCCTAACATCCTGAAAACTATGATCGTATACCTTTTGTGTTGTGAAGAGAGGTATTGTTCAACCCGCTATCGGGGTTGAGGAATAGCTGTGGAATTGGCCATCCACGAGTTTGACCCGTGGTTATTATTGTTGAAGCCTTTCAAGCTTCTATTGTATAATCTGAGTTTGATTTTAAATCTTACCGGTAAAGTGAGGTTTATTTAGTCAAGCAGTTCCCTAGATACAGGAAATACAAGTAAGGTAAATCGCTTAATCTTATGAAGGGAAAAAGGGGAATTTTTCGATCCCAATTCTCTGAAGATTCATTTAGCTTTCTACGAGTAATGTCCCTGCAAAGTCTCGGAATAACGTTTTTCGGTCACTGAGCTTGTCGAAGTGCACCGAATTAGCCATACCATTTCATCATTAAGAACCCTTTTTTTGGGAGGTGTAGTGAAGGGAAAGGAAAGGGAGTGGCAATCTTAACAGGTTGGAGATTCCTTCGATTTTTTCTACACCAAGCTCCTGCAAAGTCTCGGAATGACAGCTTTTAAAAACCATGGGTAAGGAGCCTCTGGCATTAGCGGAAAGCCGGTTTCACTTTTGAGCTTACTGAAGGCTAATGCCTTAAAAGCTAACTAATTAACACCCCGGGGTGCTCCTCCTGCGTCGGATTACCCCGGGCTACAAAGATTACACTCCGCTGGAGAACTCCATTGATTACTGAAACCTTAATTCCTTCATTTTTAAAATGTCGATTCTCGTAATTATATGCCCTCACTGGTAGCCTTTGGGCGGGGAATTGTAGGAATTAGGTTCTTTGGGACTTCTTCCATAATTTTTTTTAGTTGATTTAGCTCAAAGCCAATTTTCAATTGAAACCTGGAAGTAGAAATGCTCCGACTTTCTTTGAATAAGGGATCCCAGGTCAGCAAAAATACTGATTGAAGCCTTTTTCCAATTGGAATGCTTCTTCCGGCCCCTAAACCCGATATCCAGATGACTCCATCAAAATTTTTGTGTTCATAACCAGGGGCATATGCCACGCTAAGCCTACTTCTTGCCAATTCTCCCTGAACCATCCATTTTCCAAGGGTAAAGCGCAATCCTCCTTTAATTCCTTCACCGGTACTTACAGGTCCTATTTGACTTTTAAATTGACGTTTGGCGATGATTCCGGCATAGGGGTGCCACTGACTGTTTATGCTGTATTTTATACCCAGGTCTATAAAAATTCCCTCCGCAAATGAGGTCAATGGATCATACCAAAAGTATAAACCTGTTCGGTTAACAAATGGAGCATTTTTCAAGCTTTTGGATTCCCTAAGGTTAAATTTTTTAACTGATTTTTTCGCCTCCTCCACTTGGATATTTCCCAAGGAGTCCATACTTATTTTGCTATAGTTATTTCCGATGTTCCGTAAGTATTCATTAGTAATACCCTTGGATTTTTCTTTAACCATAGTTTGAGCTTTGGCCATGGTAAGTGTTGGACTTATTTTTTCACGTAACAATTCTTCCATTGCGCCTTTACCATAATAATCTATGGTGGTTGCACCGGTAGGTTTTATCTGATTACTTAGGGGGCCCCCTAGTTTTAGTTCGAGTTCAGGCATCAGCTGTTCATTGAAAATTGCTTTCAAGTTTTCCTCATTTTGCCTGATAATTTTTTCTATGGCAACCATATCCTTTGCTTCATGCATGGCTGCCTGTGACTTTTCTACGTGACTTAAAAGGTAATTGGCGGAATTTTTTAATTGTTGACTTGATGGACTTGTTTGAGAGCTTAATCCGAGAAGCATGGCTTTATCCTGTTCGATAATTTTTAGCCCACGAATCTTTAAACCATTCACAAGGCTATCTTTTTGGGTACTGTCAATTTTACTTTCCTGTAGTTTTCGGATTTCCCGATTTAGAGAATCGTAAGCATTTTTTATGGATTGTATTTGTCGAATTTCCTCTTTAAAGGGAAGTGGCTTTCTAATCAAGGAAGTTGTAGGGGGTTGATGAAGCAATCCGTTTGTGGGTAACGGAACGGGGCCTTTGATTGGGACTTGGGCTGCGATAGAAAAAACAAGCAGATAGGTAAAGAGCAAAGATAGGCAAGTCTCTTTCATGGCAGGACTTTTTATTGGGTCTCAAAACTGCATTGATCAAAAAAATGGCTGAACAGAAAATCAAAAAGGTAATGATTACCTCAGTTGATGAATTGTCCTCAACTAAAATACCAAAACTAATTGGTATATGCAAGTAATTGAAAATGAGTATGGTATTGGTTTGTGGGCAGTTGATGAATTGGATCGGTGCTGATCAATTCTCTTTTCGATAGGCCGCCAATTCTTTGTAAACCCTTCGTCTTGCTCGATTGATACCGCCAACAGGTTCGTGATCAACTAATCCCATCCAAGGAGAAAACTCCAGCGTTTCTCCCATTTCTATTCGGCCTTCACAGTCAAAAGATTGCTGGGGAATATGTAAAGTGGCCACGGGAATTAAGGGAGCCTTCCAGGCAATTGAAGTGTTTTCCAATGGCTGGTCTTTGTCATTTTTGTGGACTTGCACATTTAAAGTAAATCCGTGAGCCCTTGTTTCACAGTCTTTTATTAATTGGGATTTCAAAAAATTATCCCCCTTTTCTTCATTGAGTGTATAACCCAAATTGGCTTCCATAGGAGTCAAAACAAATTTGACATACAAATTGGGACCAAATTTAAAAGCTCCCCCCGAAAAATAGGTTTGTGAGAGCAGGTTGTCGTGCTTTTTACTGTACTTAAATGTCAGGTAAATACTTCTCCAATGTGAAGG of the Cyclobacterium marinum DSM 745 genome contains:
- a CDS encoding class I SAM-dependent methyltransferase — protein: MEIEKQKMGLIPQQQRNWQNRPEWFFNRDHTDTYELWYEGRYKRAEIWQKKVMEQLVTKDKRVKTLLEFGCGTTRFTRWWKEIGIESTGGDISPLMLSQAIHLFDGDLVMADSHHMPFKDHTFDSLAFITTFEYYKDPVKVIREAARVGKYGIAMGMMNKNSPKVLRRRVQQLFGKNPFYVTATFYTPKHLIKIIEEALAGRDYTITWSCTGLPKWFPVQQWNMPYGDFFGLYVQFNDVK
- a CDS encoding FAD-binding oxidoreductase, with protein sequence MSALTKFITWKKGNTVVSWVLFGLLVQVIFNRKNVPAHIEVLDDTLTHHCSRTKRNRWVSVINFMVTPRFVRRLVESQLNKNMVEHERVILSLDKELTKDDFFDKDKPHRQKWGNWYGNHFSEPLRFFVPGNGDYKNFSPNNEACNRYDYKGLMEVSELVRNAEKEKRKVRAVGSGHALTAVAQCEDFLVCTQNMNMTQRPAEEWIKADYKDGFDVEVNYGNKKSLEKHYLFETGGGTKIRHLIEALTDHGLALINQGGSSIQSITGAIATSTHG
- a CDS encoding D-arabinono-1,4-lactone oxidase — encoded protein: MTIVGKGGKIFRVEPSDGITDPEVFNKDGKVKEYGIELIQDDEKFNAVMVGIGSIGIVFSMILEAQPNYRLFEERKRYNWEDLKAEMQKDDLHHFINQHRHFEVLINPYCDLTAETEEGQKRKCLVTTRNYCENSNRKQAGRERNYISSFISGIAISGRLSPWVFNKNHQSIPAMTNNSIHRLIDHSGDEGGGFEDDCRFVLDQGLGELKFYGYAVEFGFPLERVFEAVDLIIKVCEEAQAYQHLLAAPFSLRFVKQCDAHLSMMNQHDTCMIELVSVKGVTGSLPLFRRLERELLDFGAIPHWGLSVEPWYRARVEKAFPRFKDWEVQQAFFGGDTFKNAFLERIQDS
- a CDS encoding catalase family protein; this translates as MNDNQNTREEEEIQDLIRTMKDYLDKEYRNGKKLRNFHPKMHGLLKGTLSIAEGLPEEFRQGLFKEARSYEAWIRLSNAPPKIKSDKPASGRGLAIKVMGVQGDIIEQDPIGVPTQNFLLTTSPILSAWNISLYAKAIKAVLFGLWEQVKFALNPSHWRSIYLTFKYSKKHDNLLSQTYFSGGAFKFGPNLYVKFVLTPMEANLGYTLNEEKGDNFLKSQLIKDCETRAHGFTLNVQVHKNDKDQPLENTSIAWKAPLIPVATLHIPQQSFDCEGRIEMGETLEFSPWMGLVDHEPVGGINRARRRVYKELAAYRKEN